The DNA region GGGTGAGATCTTCGACGGTGCCTTGAAGTCCCGCGATCTTAACGACCTCACCTACGTTGTACTGGTCCTCGACGAGGATGAAGATGCCATTGAGCATGTCCTTGAAGATGGACTGAGCGCCGAGGCCGATGCCGATGCCGACGACTCCGGCAGATGCGAGCAAAGGCGTTAGATTGACGCCCATGGTGTGCAGTACATAGAGAAACGTGAAGAAACCGATGAGGCTGTAAGCCGTGGCGCGGACGATAGCGGCCATCGTTCGAAGCTGTGCTGCCCGTTGTGAATTGCCGACCTGCTTATCCGCGCCCTTGCGCAACTTCTTGACGAAGAGATCGACGATACGCTGCAGAACAAAGGCGATCAGCAGGATGATGGCAATCCGAGGAAGGTCCCGCCCGACAAACTCCACGATATAGTTGTGCCAATCGTGTTTGAAGATGTTCGAGAGGTGTTCTTCTTGCAGGTCCGGGGCCAGGAAGAGCATGATTGTGGCATCTCGCTTTCGTGAGGATTGCTTTAGACAGAATGCTTGAGTTGCCAGTAGGATGCAATTCGCAGCGAGTGCAAGCTGGAGGCGCGGTATGAGAATGCTTCGTGCAGCAATAATGGGGATGGTTTTTCTGGCAGGCGTTTCGGGAATCCCGAGCGAGGGTCAAATGGGTCAGCCGTTTCCGGAGCAGCCTCCGGCCCCGGGCCGTCCCGGTGTAGAAGTGCCTCCCATGGGACCCTCTGTGTCTCCGCAGATCCAGGCGCGCCAGGCGCAGTCGCAAAATAGCGAGCGGCAGAAACGGCTGATAGCGGATACGAATAAATTGCTGGTTTTGGCGACGGAGTTGAAACAGGATGTGGACAAGACGAACAAAGATGTTTTGTCAGTCGACGTGATTAAAAAGGCTGATGAGATCGAGAAGCTGGCCCATAGCGTCAAGGAGCGGATGAAAGGGTAGCGCTCTAATGAGCAGCCAGCGCTGCTGCGGCGTTAATCTGGGGAACAGGCAGCGTAGGCGAGACCACTGCTGTGGTACGCAGGGTGGAGATGATGGTCGCGGCGGTCCAGTCTGGGTGGGCAGCTCGTAAGAGCGCGGCTGCACCGGCTGCGAGAGGAGCCGATGCGCTGGTGCCTATGGCCTGAACATAGGGCGTGTGGCCGAAGTTGAAGCAGCCGAAGCTGTGCTCGTTGTCGGAGGGAGGGCCGTCGAGGGTGGAGGGTTTGCCGGAACTGCAGGCCCCTCGTACCCATCCGCTGATGGCCATATCGCCGCCTTCGGGATAGCTGCCGCCCGGGGCGGCGAGTGCGTTGAGCGACGCTCCGTGGTTGCTGTAGTAGGCGAGCGTGGTGGGGCCGGGAGTGCATGTGGCCCCGAAGGCGGTGTTCTCAGCGCAGGCCGGGTTGGTGGAGGCGACGATGGCGAGAACACCGCTCGATTGGGCAGGGAGCTCTATATATTGGCTGTTGCTGGGGTCAGAGAAATCGAGACCATCGTTTCCCGCGGAGGCGACAATAACAATGCCCGCCTGGGTGGCGGCGGCCGTGATCTGGTCGAAGGCCGCTTTGAGCCCGGCACCTTCGCCGGTGGTGAGATCGATGGTGGCTCCGATAGATAAGGAGATGATGTCTGCGTGGTTGGTCATGGCGTCTTCGATGCCTTGCATGACCCAGCTTAACAAGCCACTGGCCTGACCGGAGGCGCATTGGTCGGCGATGGAGGCACTGCTTCCCAGGCTCAGGTCGGGCATGCGTTGGAGCGCTTTAATATTGAGCAGGGTTGCGTCGGGGGCTACGCCGATGACCTCGCCGGTGCCGCGACCGATGGCCCCGGCGGCGAGCGAAGCGGTCCAGGTCCCGTGGCCGTCCTGATCTTGCGGTGTGCCATCGTCGCAGGGAGTGGGGTAGTCAGTCTGGTTTATTTCGCTAAGATTCAGGCCCAGATTGGGGGCAATGTCAGGATGAGCCTCATCGACGCCGCTGTCTACGATAGCGATGCGGACCCCTTGGCCCAAGGTGGTGTCCCACGGTCCGTGAGCAG from Edaphobacter paludis includes:
- a CDS encoding S8 family serine peptidase, producing MFRNSNISTPHCTADDNPDCRTWSITQSAGIMITLFLLLAPTLHAQVETAPIVPHHFIVVYRNATIPGDAEARIHAAGANLLHRNERFGIATAQSIANSSSLHPKSVVSSPQSDADTMRRLAALPNVDYVLHDRIVTADRLTLKRVTPATFSVMIGSTSQPNTYDTYYTSGTQGWAVQQVGGYGNNVPGGPAHGPWDTTLGQGVRIAIVDSGVDEAHPDIAPNLGLNLSEINQTDYPTPCDDGTPQDQDGHGTWTASLAAGAIGRGTGEVIGVAPDATLLNIKALQRMPDLSLGSSASIADQCASGQASGLLSWVMQGIEDAMTNHADIISLSIGATIDLTTGEGAGLKAAFDQITAAATQAGIVIVASAGNDGLDFSDPSNSQYIELPAQSSGVLAIVASTNPACAENTAFGATCTPGPTTLAYYSNHGASLNALAAPGGSYPEGGDMAISGWVRGACSSGKPSTLDGPPSDNEHSFGCFNFGHTPYVQAIGTSASAPLAAGAAALLRAAHPDWTAATIISTLRTTAVVSPTLPVPQINAAAALAAH
- a CDS encoding mechanosensitive ion channel domain-containing protein gives rise to the protein MLFLAPDLQEEHLSNIFKHDWHNYIVEFVGRDLPRIAIILLIAFVLQRIVDLFVKKLRKGADKQVGNSQRAAQLRTMAAIVRATAYSLIGFFTFLYVLHTMGVNLTPLLASAGVVGIGIGLGAQSIFKDMLNGIFILVEDQYNVGEVVKIAGLQGTVEDLTLRLTRVRDGDGTLYIIPNSQIATVSNLSRDFSIASLPVSVDASANPDRVMALLRKVAADVRSDSAFKQVIIADPDILGVDKINGREVIYPVNLRVRANQRDPVLRELRRRIILAFEKDGIPLGVSSNMLIMQQKSDPTAPPAAPTVGA